A portion of the Corynebacterium ammoniagenes DSM 20306 genome contains these proteins:
- a CDS encoding copper transporter → MAFAKSSKTALVVAGLGFGVALGVAAGTLVIAPNMDGTAAVGSSNSEALREEHRSLLQENKEIQAQSDSADTLVNELSADAIRDSLTDRDVAIIAAGDASENDVAGVRDKLNAAGAIDSGTITLTNEFLHPDGADKLKSIVANVLPAGAELDEQDLSAGRHTGQALAAALLRNPDTTEPLASPEDRGALLQALREAGFLDYEDGTILPAQAVVVVMGKGGGEYYHDNLVAFANSLNEAGSYSVLAGNLQAVGEGGVIDTLRQEAADEDDAEAISTVDSINRDFSQLAVVLAVVEQLEGGSGAYGASEAADTAAPPLP, encoded by the coding sequence GTGGCCTTTGCTAAATCATCAAAAACTGCCCTCGTCGTTGCAGGTCTTGGGTTCGGCGTCGCGCTGGGCGTTGCGGCTGGCACCTTGGTCATTGCGCCGAATATGGATGGAACCGCAGCTGTTGGATCTTCTAATAGTGAGGCGCTGCGCGAAGAGCACCGTTCCTTGCTGCAAGAAAACAAAGAGATTCAGGCCCAATCGGATTCTGCAGACACCTTAGTTAACGAACTATCGGCCGATGCCATCCGGGATTCACTCACCGATCGCGACGTTGCCATCATCGCAGCTGGCGATGCTTCCGAGAATGATGTCGCAGGGGTTCGCGACAAGCTCAATGCCGCGGGAGCAATAGATTCTGGGACTATCACCCTGACTAATGAATTCTTGCATCCAGATGGCGCAGACAAACTGAAGTCGATTGTGGCCAATGTATTGCCCGCAGGTGCAGAATTAGATGAACAGGATCTGTCTGCCGGCAGGCACACCGGCCAGGCCTTGGCTGCAGCATTGTTGCGCAACCCAGATACGACCGAGCCTTTGGCATCACCAGAAGACCGTGGCGCATTGCTTCAAGCATTGCGCGAAGCAGGCTTCCTTGACTACGAAGATGGCACGATTTTGCCAGCACAGGCTGTAGTCGTGGTCATGGGTAAGGGCGGCGGCGAGTACTATCACGATAACTTGGTGGCCTTTGCTAACTCCTTAAATGAGGCCGGAAGCTACAGCGTGCTTGCCGGTAATTTGCAGGCCGTCGGAGAAGGCGGGGTCATCGATACGCTGCGTCAAGAAGCCGCAGACGAAGATGACGCCGAGGCGATTTCTACCGTGGACTCCATCAACCGTGACTTCTCCCAGCTGGCTGTGGTCTTGGCAGTCGTAGAGCAGCTGGAAGGCGGCTCGGGTGCCTATGGTGCGAGCGAAGCAGCGGATACCGCAGCACCACCACTACCTTAA
- the steA gene encoding putative cytokinetic ring protein SteA: MSLFSRTQELPGLHGALRDCTPGGNGMKKFRSGDIAVINAANISRQEAQALIDVEPAAVVNVAEFSTGAIPNYGPHMLLDAQVLLLENVGEDFIAGFRDGKKARITEQGEIFAGDNLLAHGTQVERAKAEKDFADARRNLVDRMEAYFGNSIEFIHSEGPLLIDGLGIPESGAEMKGRKVVVVSPSEDHRTQIKGLRNFIREYEPVIVGVDAGADSLVALGYTPDLIVGNPEDIDTDTLRSGARVILPADPDGTAEGLERIQDLGIGAMTFPAATDSATDLALLLADYHGAEMIVQVGDSLDLDDIFAAEPNATPAAMLTRLKAGNRLVDSSAIINLYTVKSGSSSTWLWAILGILVALAAIVLIIGMGGDGTFTDNLIDTWNNIATTVQGWF; encoded by the coding sequence ATGAGCCTGTTTTCCCGAACTCAAGAATTGCCTGGTTTGCATGGCGCACTGCGCGACTGCACGCCAGGAGGCAACGGTATGAAAAAATTCCGCAGCGGCGATATCGCTGTGATTAATGCTGCGAATATTTCCCGCCAAGAAGCCCAGGCACTCATCGACGTCGAGCCGGCTGCCGTGGTGAATGTTGCCGAGTTTTCTACCGGCGCGATCCCGAATTATGGCCCGCACATGTTGCTGGACGCCCAGGTGCTTTTGCTGGAGAACGTGGGTGAAGATTTCATCGCCGGCTTTCGTGACGGGAAGAAAGCGCGAATTACCGAACAGGGTGAAATCTTTGCCGGTGATAACCTCTTAGCTCATGGCACGCAGGTCGAGCGCGCCAAGGCGGAGAAGGACTTTGCTGATGCGCGTCGCAATCTCGTGGACCGGATGGAGGCCTACTTCGGCAACTCCATTGAATTTATTCACTCTGAGGGGCCATTGCTTATCGATGGCTTGGGGATCCCAGAATCCGGCGCTGAGATGAAAGGCCGCAAGGTTGTAGTCGTTTCACCCAGTGAAGACCACCGCACGCAAATCAAGGGTCTGCGTAACTTCATTCGCGAATATGAACCCGTCATCGTCGGTGTCGATGCCGGCGCGGATTCCCTGGTTGCGCTGGGGTACACACCCGATCTGATTGTGGGCAACCCGGAAGATATCGACACGGATACTCTACGCAGTGGGGCTCGGGTTATCCTGCCGGCGGATCCGGATGGAACCGCGGAAGGGCTGGAGCGCATCCAAGATCTTGGCATTGGTGCCATGACTTTCCCGGCAGCAACGGATAGCGCCACTGATTTGGCCTTGCTTTTAGCTGACTATCACGGCGCTGAGATGATCGTGCAGGTCGGTGATTCCTTGGACTTGGATGATATTTTTGCCGCCGAGCCTAATGCAACTCCGGCCGCGATGCTGACTCGCCTGAAAGCTGGAAATCGACTCGTAGATTCCTCCGCCATCATTAACCTGTACACGGTTAAGTCTGGAAGTTCTTCAACGTGGCTGTGGGCGATTTTGGGAATTTTGGTCGCTCTCGCCGCCATCGTGCTCATCATCGGCATGGGTGGGGATGGTACTTTCACCGATAATCTCATTGATACGTGGAATAACATCGCGACGACGGTTCAAGGGTGGTTTTAG
- the recN gene encoding DNA repair protein RecN, protein MLADITISDLGVISSASAELSSGLTVLTGETGAGKTMVVTGLRLLAGGRADASRVRAGAKRAVVEGTFITDELTAEDAQSVADIVDTAGGEADENGEYVASRTVMSTGRSKAHLGGRTVPAATLNEFSRSLLTVHGQNDQLRLLAPDQQLAALDRSSGDIGPLVEKYRDSFLRWRAMAKDLKRRTESRREMAQEVDRLQFAVNEISELNPQPGEDEELITLIKRLQDVDGLREAAQRALLAIDGEEGDFGESKPASTLLGEAHAAVVGVEDQQLGELSSQLGDLTSQLAGIAGELGQFLSELPADPDLLEKSLQRQQELRGLTRKYAGDIDGVLAWKKEAEAKLLSMDTSTEAIEKLQAEVAQAQTEMVAKAEKLTAARTKAAKKLAKAVTEEIHGLAMPKARLEVDVRQAKYSRTGADEVELLLAANDAANPKPLSVAASGGELSRVMLALEVILSAGSAGTTLVFDEVDAGVGGRAAVEIGRRLARLAQANQVLVVTHLPQVAAYADTHLHVAKDVTDKSVTSGVMTLSNEERVEELARMLAGLDDTATGRAHAAELLSKAQAEVEGFRR, encoded by the coding sequence GTGTTAGCAGATATCACCATTTCTGATCTTGGCGTGATCTCCTCAGCTTCAGCTGAACTCTCCTCTGGCTTGACTGTCCTCACAGGTGAAACCGGCGCCGGTAAGACCATGGTGGTCACAGGGCTTCGCCTGCTGGCAGGTGGCCGCGCCGATGCGTCGCGGGTTCGCGCAGGCGCAAAGCGAGCAGTTGTAGAAGGCACGTTCATCACTGATGAACTCACTGCGGAAGATGCACAATCCGTCGCCGATATCGTGGATACCGCAGGGGGCGAAGCCGATGAAAACGGCGAATATGTCGCCTCCCGCACGGTCATGTCAACGGGTCGGTCCAAAGCACATCTCGGTGGACGCACGGTACCTGCGGCGACGTTGAATGAATTTTCACGGTCGTTGCTGACCGTGCATGGCCAAAATGATCAGCTGCGCCTGTTGGCTCCGGACCAGCAACTAGCAGCCTTGGATCGCTCATCCGGTGATATTGGGCCGTTGGTAGAGAAGTATCGGGACAGCTTTCTTCGCTGGCGCGCAATGGCCAAAGACCTGAAACGTCGAACCGAATCACGTCGGGAAATGGCGCAAGAGGTTGACCGTTTACAGTTCGCGGTTAATGAAATCTCCGAGTTGAACCCGCAACCGGGTGAAGATGAAGAACTTATTACTTTGATCAAGCGTCTGCAAGACGTTGATGGACTGCGCGAAGCGGCACAACGAGCATTGCTAGCTATCGATGGCGAAGAAGGCGATTTTGGCGAATCAAAGCCGGCGTCGACGTTATTGGGTGAAGCCCACGCGGCCGTGGTGGGGGTCGAGGACCAGCAATTAGGAGAGCTAAGCTCCCAGCTGGGGGACTTAACCTCTCAATTGGCTGGCATAGCAGGCGAGCTGGGCCAGTTCCTTTCAGAGCTGCCTGCCGACCCCGATCTTTTGGAAAAAAGTTTGCAACGCCAGCAAGAACTTCGCGGGCTAACCCGCAAATACGCTGGGGATATTGACGGGGTATTAGCGTGGAAGAAAGAAGCCGAAGCCAAGCTGCTATCGATGGACACGTCCACCGAAGCCATCGAAAAGCTGCAAGCGGAAGTAGCTCAGGCGCAAACTGAGATGGTGGCGAAAGCGGAAAAGCTCACCGCCGCGCGCACCAAGGCCGCAAAGAAGCTGGCCAAGGCTGTTACTGAGGAAATTCATGGCCTGGCCATGCCTAAGGCCCGGCTGGAAGTAGATGTTCGGCAAGCGAAATACTCGCGCACCGGCGCTGATGAAGTGGAACTGCTGCTGGCGGCCAACGATGCAGCTAATCCCAAGCCGCTATCTGTTGCAGCATCCGGCGGTGAGCTTTCACGTGTGATGCTGGCCTTGGAAGTCATCCTGTCGGCCGGATCTGCCGGTACGACTTTGGTCTTTGATGAGGTTGATGCCGGAGTAGGTGGCCGCGCCGCGGTGGAGATTGGACGCCGTTTGGCACGCTTAGCGCAAGCAAACCAGGTGCTGGTGGTTACCCACCTGCCGCAAGTAGCCGCCTATGCGGATACCCATTTGCACGTGGCCAAAGATGTGACCGATAAGTCGGTTACCTCGGGCGTGATGACCTTGAGCAATGAGGAAAGAGTCGAGGAGCTCGCGCGTATGCTCGCCGGATTAGATGACACCGCCACCGGGCGTGCGCATGCCGCCGAGTTGCTGTCGAAGGCTCAAGCTGAAGTTGAAGGTTTCAGGCGCTAA
- a CDS encoding NAD kinase, whose amino-acid sequence MSESAQSASPRRILLVPHTGRASNIRDAERAAELLVEAGIELRVVAREPIEPPSILSTFPYMEHDFKAAEGCELVLVLGGDGTFLRAADLARKVGAPVLGINLGHVGFLAEGERASLESSIQRVIDRSYRVEDRMTIDCTVFDENGRIIGEDWALNEASVENLDRSGVLDAILEVDQRPVMAFGCDGVLVSTPTGSTAYAFSAGGPVLWPELDAILVVPNNAHALFTKPLVVSPDSSVAVESASRTSPAIVILDGFREVNMPPGSRIEVTRGTTPVRWVRLDEEPFTDRLVTKLHLPIQGWRGPQR is encoded by the coding sequence GTGAGTGAGTCAGCACAGAGTGCTTCTCCGCGCAGAATTCTTCTCGTGCCGCACACCGGCCGTGCCAGCAATATTCGTGATGCTGAGCGCGCTGCGGAGTTATTAGTCGAAGCTGGCATCGAACTGCGCGTGGTTGCGCGTGAGCCCATTGAGCCGCCGTCGATTTTGTCGACCTTTCCGTATATGGAGCATGATTTTAAGGCGGCGGAAGGTTGCGAACTTGTCTTGGTATTAGGCGGCGACGGCACCTTCTTGCGCGCAGCAGATCTTGCCCGCAAGGTCGGCGCCCCGGTTTTGGGAATTAACCTGGGCCACGTCGGCTTTTTGGCGGAAGGTGAGCGCGCTTCACTGGAAAGCTCAATTCAGCGGGTCATTGACCGCAGCTACCGCGTTGAGGACCGCATGACGATAGATTGCACGGTCTTTGATGAAAACGGCAGAATCATCGGTGAAGACTGGGCTTTGAATGAAGCCAGTGTGGAAAACCTCGACCGTTCCGGTGTTCTCGATGCAATTTTGGAAGTGGATCAGCGCCCAGTCATGGCCTTTGGCTGTGATGGCGTCTTGGTCTCGACGCCGACCGGTTCGACCGCCTATGCTTTCTCCGCCGGAGGCCCAGTGTTGTGGCCTGAACTAGATGCCATTTTAGTCGTGCCCAATAATGCCCATGCACTATTTACCAAACCTTTGGTTGTGTCCCCGGACTCTTCAGTGGCGGTGGAATCAGCCTCGCGGACGTCCCCGGCAATAGTAATTTTGGACGGTTTCCGGGAAGTTAATATGCCCCCGGGATCTCGTATTGAAGTCACCCGGGGTACTACCCCGGTGCGGTGGGTGCGTTTAGACGAAGAACCATTTACAGACCGCCTGGTCACCAAGTTGCACTTACCGATCCAAGGCTGGCGCGGCCCGCAGCGCTAA
- a CDS encoding TlyA family RNA methyltransferase, which translates to MPPQRRRLDAELVRRKIARSREHAVELIKDGRVFVGGFKAQKPASVVEPEVSIRIEGGDDANWASRGAHKLLGALEAFDVDLKDKKVLDAGASTGGFTDVCLRAGASNVYAVDVGYGQLLWRLQNDDRVKVLDRTNIRYLTLEQTDGPCDVMVGDLSFISLKLTLPAMAQVMAPGAVMLPMVKPQFEVGKERVGTSGVVRSPQLRVEVTHEVASFAQSLGLSCHGVVASPLPGPSGNVEYFLKLINDGGATHPSQPELMSMIETAVKDGPQ; encoded by the coding sequence ATGCCACCACAACGACGACGGCTTGACGCAGAATTAGTGCGTCGCAAAATTGCGCGCTCGCGTGAGCACGCGGTGGAGCTAATCAAAGATGGTCGCGTATTTGTCGGTGGTTTCAAGGCTCAGAAACCTGCGTCTGTAGTGGAGCCAGAAGTCTCCATCCGCATTGAAGGCGGAGACGACGCCAATTGGGCGTCGCGAGGAGCTCATAAACTACTCGGTGCTCTCGAGGCCTTCGATGTGGACTTAAAAGATAAGAAGGTTCTCGATGCGGGGGCATCGACAGGCGGCTTTACAGATGTCTGCCTGCGAGCTGGTGCATCGAATGTGTATGCCGTTGATGTCGGATATGGGCAATTGCTGTGGCGTTTGCAAAATGATGATCGAGTCAAAGTGCTTGACCGAACAAATATTCGCTACCTGACTTTAGAGCAGACGGACGGGCCGTGCGATGTCATGGTCGGAGACCTATCGTTTATCTCATTGAAATTAACCCTTCCGGCGATGGCGCAGGTGATGGCACCAGGTGCGGTTATGCTTCCGATGGTTAAGCCGCAATTTGAAGTTGGTAAAGAACGAGTGGGGACATCCGGGGTGGTGCGCTCGCCGCAGTTGCGCGTGGAAGTTACCCACGAGGTGGCGTCTTTTGCTCAGAGCTTGGGGCTTAGCTGCCACGGCGTGGTTGCCTCGCCGCTGCCAGGGCCAAGTGGCAACGTAGAATATTTCTTAAAGCTTATTAATGATGGCGGTGCCACGCACCCATCGCAGCCAGAGCTTATGTCGATGATTGAAACTGCAGTAAAGGATGGTCCTCAGTGA
- a CDS encoding HAD-IIA family hydrolase translates to MSLIEQHDALLLDLDGTVWEGGRAIEGAVDFINSCGLPSIYVTNNASRAPENVAEKLAAIGLKANASDVLTSAQAAVTLAGEHIEPGAKVLVIGADSFRDLVRNAGYTVVSSADDQPAAVLQGFDPEVGWAQLTEGALALRQGAVYIASNLDSSLPTERGLAVGNGSLVAAVQSATGIEPVSAGKPEPAMFVQAAHLIGSQRPLVVGDRLNTDIAGGNAAAMNTFHVLTGVSHEMELIEADTEHRPNFIGESLAEMARGANEVRPGAQGGFTARVDGKDVLVDNGNPNATSVQALRTVLEVAWSMPQPPRYIQPVSEKAESVIRGWR, encoded by the coding sequence ATGAGCCTGATTGAACAGCATGATGCTTTGCTTCTCGATTTGGATGGAACCGTCTGGGAAGGCGGACGCGCCATTGAGGGAGCAGTTGACTTCATTAATAGTTGCGGCTTGCCCAGCATTTACGTGACCAATAATGCGTCACGTGCGCCGGAGAACGTAGCTGAAAAGCTTGCCGCCATTGGCCTTAAAGCCAATGCGAGCGATGTGCTTACTTCAGCTCAAGCAGCGGTAACGCTTGCCGGTGAGCACATTGAACCCGGGGCGAAGGTTCTCGTGATCGGTGCTGATTCTTTCCGCGATTTGGTGCGTAATGCCGGGTACACGGTGGTGTCTTCGGCAGATGACCAACCGGCCGCTGTTTTGCAGGGCTTTGACCCCGAGGTCGGTTGGGCACAACTGACCGAAGGAGCTTTAGCGCTTCGCCAAGGTGCCGTTTATATCGCCTCTAATCTGGACTCTTCGCTGCCCACCGAGCGTGGTTTGGCCGTCGGTAACGGTTCTTTGGTAGCTGCTGTTCAATCTGCCACCGGTATTGAACCGGTTTCTGCGGGTAAGCCCGAGCCAGCTATGTTCGTCCAAGCAGCCCACCTGATTGGTTCGCAGCGCCCGCTCGTGGTGGGTGACCGTCTCAACACGGACATCGCAGGTGGTAATGCCGCCGCTATGAATACTTTCCATGTGTTGACGGGCGTATCGCATGAAATGGAACTTATTGAAGCAGACACCGAGCACCGACCTAATTTCATCGGGGAATCGCTGGCTGAAATGGCACGCGGAGCAAATGAAGTAAGGCCAGGTGCCCAAGGCGGATTTACCGCGCGCGTCGATGGCAAGGATGTTCTAGTAGACAACGGCAATCCGAATGCTACTTCAGTTCAAGCACTGCGTACGGTCTTGGAAGTCGCGTGGTCTATGCCTCAACCTCCGCGCTATATCCAACCAGTTTCCGAAAAAGCTGAGTCAGTAATCCGGGGATGGCGTTAA
- the tyrS gene encoding tyrosine--tRNA ligase — protein MNIIDELQWRGLINQSTDIDALREACEQPIALYVGFDPTGDSLHAGHLVPMIMLRRFQEAGHKPLALAGGATGFIGDPRDVGERSMLSQDEIDNNLEAIKKQLRQFVDFDGDNPAIMVNNADWTMNMSVIDFLRDVGKNFSLNTMLDRDTVKRRLETDGISYTEFSYMLLQANDFVQLQRKYDCVLQVGGGDQWGNIVSGVDLNRRVDGVKAHALTCPLVTDAQGQKFGKSTGGGKLWLDPEKTSAYSWYQYFLNAGDSVVIDYLRWFTFLNQEEIAEYAKAVEEEPFKRAAQRRLAQEMTNLVHGNEATQAVELAAQALFGRAELSDLDEKTLEGALSETNVAELGDDDSFGIVDLLVASGLADSKGAARRTIKEGGAYVNNQRIESDDWTPAEDDFLHGAWLVMRRGKKNFAGIHRTKA, from the coding sequence ATGAACATTATCGATGAACTGCAATGGCGCGGGCTTATTAACCAGTCCACTGATATCGACGCCCTGCGTGAAGCTTGTGAGCAGCCTATTGCTCTCTACGTTGGCTTCGACCCCACCGGCGACTCTTTGCACGCCGGACACCTGGTGCCGATGATTATGTTGCGTCGCTTCCAAGAAGCTGGGCACAAGCCACTTGCACTGGCGGGTGGCGCAACTGGCTTTATCGGCGACCCACGTGATGTGGGGGAGCGCTCCATGCTCAGCCAAGACGAGATCGATAACAACCTCGAGGCGATTAAAAAGCAGCTTCGCCAATTCGTGGACTTCGATGGCGACAACCCAGCCATCATGGTCAACAACGCCGACTGGACGATGAACATGTCCGTCATTGATTTCTTGCGTGATGTTGGCAAGAACTTCTCGTTGAACACCATGCTGGACCGCGATACCGTCAAGCGCCGTTTGGAAACCGACGGCATCTCCTACACGGAATTTTCCTACATGCTCCTGCAGGCCAATGACTTTGTGCAGCTGCAGCGCAAGTACGACTGCGTCTTGCAGGTTGGTGGCGGCGATCAGTGGGGCAATATCGTCTCCGGTGTGGATCTCAACCGTCGTGTTGATGGCGTCAAAGCGCACGCGCTGACCTGTCCACTGGTTACCGACGCGCAGGGGCAAAAGTTTGGCAAGTCCACCGGTGGCGGCAAATTGTGGCTGGATCCGGAAAAGACCTCGGCATACTCCTGGTACCAGTACTTCCTCAACGCTGGTGACTCCGTGGTCATCGACTACCTGCGTTGGTTTACCTTCTTGAACCAGGAAGAAATCGCCGAGTACGCCAAGGCCGTCGAAGAAGAGCCTTTCAAGCGTGCCGCCCAGCGCCGTCTCGCGCAAGAGATGACCAACTTGGTACACGGCAACGAGGCAACCCAGGCAGTAGAGCTTGCCGCGCAGGCACTTTTCGGTCGCGCTGAACTTAGCGATCTGGATGAAAAGACCCTAGAAGGCGCATTGTCGGAGACCAACGTGGCAGAGCTTGGCGATGACGACTCTTTCGGAATCGTTGACCTGCTCGTTGCTTCTGGCCTCGCTGATTCCAAGGGTGCAGCCCGCCGCACGATTAAAGAAGGCGGCGCGTACGTCAATAACCAGCGCATCGAGTCTGATGATTGGACCCCGGCCGAAGATGACTTCCTCCACGGTGCATGGCTTGTGATGCGCCGCGGCAAGAAGAACTTCGCCGGCATTCATCGCACCAAGGCCTAG
- a CDS encoding Trm112 family protein — translation MSLDPALVEILVCPQDKGPLSYLEDEQVLVNERLGIAYPIEDGIPVMLVDDAKPWPKAQ, via the coding sequence ATGAGTTTAGATCCCGCGCTAGTAGAAATCCTTGTGTGCCCGCAGGACAAGGGGCCATTGAGCTATCTGGAAGATGAACAAGTCCTAGTCAATGAGCGCTTGGGGATTGCCTATCCTATTGAAGATGGAATTCCGGTCATGTTGGTGGATGACGCCAAGCCATGGCCGAAGGCTCAGTAA
- a CDS encoding SDR family oxidoreductase codes for MRIAVTGATGHLGGLIIDKLLARDVAPSDIVAVVRNEEKAQDLAKQGINIAVAAYEDESALAKAFDGVDRLVFVSASEVGKRIDQHTNIVNAAKSAGVAQIAYTSLLNLDSSELFLAPEHVATERLLADSGIEHVLLRNGWYWENYVSGLETGKSLGKFFSAAGEAKVSGAARADFAEAAAVVATTDGHAGKVYELAGAPALAYPDIAAQIGQVLGKDVEYVNQTPAEYEEFLRSAGVPADFAAGLASADPVIEQGALYSESTDLQDLIGRPSSSVVDTFQQA; via the coding sequence ATGCGTATTGCTGTTACCGGTGCAACGGGTCATCTGGGCGGACTAATCATCGACAAGCTGCTCGCTCGCGATGTTGCCCCATCCGATATCGTTGCCGTTGTTCGCAATGAAGAAAAGGCACAAGACCTAGCGAAGCAGGGGATTAATATCGCCGTTGCTGCCTATGAAGATGAATCAGCGTTGGCGAAAGCGTTTGACGGCGTGGACCGCCTAGTCTTTGTCTCCGCTAGCGAGGTGGGCAAGCGTATTGATCAGCACACTAATATCGTCAATGCGGCGAAATCTGCTGGTGTTGCCCAGATTGCATACACCAGCTTGTTGAACCTGGACTCCTCAGAACTGTTTTTGGCTCCTGAACACGTGGCGACGGAAAGGCTGCTGGCTGATAGCGGCATCGAGCACGTGCTGCTGCGCAACGGTTGGTACTGGGAAAACTATGTCTCCGGCCTGGAGACAGGTAAGTCCCTGGGTAAGTTCTTTTCTGCTGCTGGTGAAGCTAAGGTTTCTGGCGCCGCGCGTGCGGACTTTGCTGAGGCGGCCGCTGTTGTCGCTACCACCGACGGACATGCCGGAAAGGTCTACGAGCTCGCCGGCGCGCCAGCCCTGGCCTATCCGGATATTGCGGCGCAGATTGGTCAAGTGCTGGGCAAGGATGTGGAATACGTGAACCAAACCCCAGCGGAATATGAGGAGTTCCTGCGCAGCGCGGGCGTTCCAGCCGATTTCGCCGCTGGTCTAGCTTCTGCTGACCCAGTCATTGAGCAAGGTGCACTGTACTCCGAAAGCACGGACCTGCAAGATCTCATCGGACGTCCTTCTTCGTCAGTGGTTGACACTTTCCAGCAGGCATAG
- a CDS encoding winged helix-turn-helix transcriptional regulator, which translates to MSTSQEKSQNLPAADVFSALCSSRGALQHLTGRWGSLTMVALLESSTPLRFAELRRKIEGISDRMMSQTLGQLERDGMVKREVRSSIPPHVDYSLTPLGIKVARPLQTLTDIIESQLDEVIASQELYDANLEK; encoded by the coding sequence ATGTCCACCTCCCAAGAAAAGTCGCAGAATCTTCCGGCTGCCGATGTCTTTTCCGCCCTGTGCTCATCCCGGGGCGCGCTTCAACACCTCACGGGCCGTTGGGGATCGTTGACCATGGTGGCGCTGTTAGAAAGCAGTACTCCCCTACGCTTTGCGGAGCTTCGTCGAAAAATAGAAGGCATTAGTGACCGGATGATGTCGCAGACTTTGGGCCAGTTAGAGCGCGACGGCATGGTCAAACGCGAGGTCCGCAGCTCCATTCCCCCGCACGTGGACTACTCGCTTACTCCGCTGGGAATCAAGGTTGCCCGACCACTGCAGACATTGACCGACATCATTGAGTCACAGTTGGATGAGGTCATCGCGTCGCAAGAGCTTTACGATGCCAACCTGGAGAAATAA
- the argH gene encoding argininosuccinate lyase: MQPHKTNEGALWGGRFSGGPSEAMAALSVSTHFDWVLAPYDVLASKAHAKVLHSAGLLSDADLQTMLDGLDELGARVASGEFGPAASDEDVHGAMERGLIDIVGPEVGGRLRAGRSRNDQVATLFRMWVRDAIRDIALQVSDLVEAISGQAEKHPDAIMPGKTHSQAAQPILLAHSLLAHAQPLLRDIDRLKDLDKRLAISPYGSGALAGSSLQLNPEAIADELGFDAAAENSLDATASRDFASETAFVLAQIAVDMSRFAEEIIYWCTPEFGYVTLSDAWSTGSSIMPQKKNPDVAELTRGKTGRLIGNLAGLLATLKAQPLAYNRDLQEDKEPIVDSVAQLNLLLPAMTGLVSTLEFHTERMRELAPQGFTLATDLAEWMVREGVPFREAHEASGECVRLAESRGVDLVDLTDEELQNVDSRLKPAVRDVLTIDGAVASRSTKGGTAGTRVTEQRETVNKLNDDFRAWANTPVRAEAKN, translated from the coding sequence ATGCAGCCACATAAGACGAATGAAGGCGCACTGTGGGGCGGACGCTTTTCTGGCGGACCGTCAGAGGCCATGGCTGCGTTGTCAGTATCCACGCACTTCGATTGGGTGCTGGCTCCTTATGACGTGCTGGCATCGAAAGCGCACGCCAAGGTATTGCACAGCGCCGGATTGCTTTCCGATGCCGACCTGCAGACCATGCTCGATGGCCTCGACGAGCTCGGCGCCAGGGTGGCTTCGGGTGAATTTGGCCCCGCAGCCAGCGATGAAGATGTCCACGGCGCAATGGAACGTGGGCTAATTGACATCGTCGGACCGGAAGTAGGCGGGCGCCTGCGCGCTGGTCGTTCCCGCAATGACCAGGTGGCCACGCTATTTCGCATGTGGGTGCGCGATGCCATCCGCGATATTGCGCTGCAGGTCAGCGACCTCGTCGAAGCTATCTCCGGCCAGGCTGAAAAGCATCCCGATGCCATCATGCCGGGCAAGACGCACTCGCAAGCGGCACAGCCGATCTTGCTGGCACATTCGCTGCTCGCTCATGCCCAGCCCTTGCTGCGCGATATCGATCGCCTCAAGGACCTGGACAAGCGTTTGGCTATTTCTCCATATGGCTCTGGTGCGCTGGCAGGTTCTTCCTTGCAGCTCAACCCAGAGGCCATCGCCGATGAGCTGGGCTTTGATGCCGCAGCAGAAAACTCCCTCGATGCCACGGCTTCGCGTGATTTCGCCTCCGAGACGGCATTCGTCTTGGCGCAAATCGCCGTGGATATGTCGCGCTTTGCCGAAGAAATCATCTACTGGTGTACTCCGGAATTCGGCTACGTCACCCTCAGTGATGCCTGGTCGACAGGTTCGTCCATCATGCCGCAGAAGAAAAACCCGGATGTTGCCGAGCTGACCCGCGGTAAAACCGGACGCCTCATTGGCAACCTTGCCGGCTTGCTCGCAACGTTAAAGGCACAACCTTTGGCCTATAACCGTGACCTGCAAGAAGATAAAGAACCCATCGTGGATTCGGTCGCGCAGCTCAACTTGCTGCTACCGGCTATGACGGGTCTGGTCTCTACCTTGGAATTCCACACCGAGCGCATGCGCGAGCTTGCCCCGCAGGGCTTTACGCTGGCTACTGACTTGGCAGAGTGGATGGTGCGCGAAGGCGTTCCTTTCCGCGAGGCTCACGAGGCATCCGGCGAATGCGTTCGCTTGGCGGAATCTCGTGGTGTGGATCTTGTAGACCTCACCGATGAAGAACTCCAGAACGTGGACAGTCGCCTCAAGCCAGCCGTGCGCGACGTGCTCACTATCGATGGTGCGGTGGCATCTCGTTCCACCAAGGGCGGTACCGCTGGCACGCGCGTTACTGAACAGCGCGAGACCGTCAATAAGCTCAACGACGATTTCCGCGCGTGGGCAAATACGCCAGTGCGAGCAGAAGCTAAGAACTAA